From one Cyanobacterium stanieri PCC 7202 genomic stretch:
- a CDS encoding response regulator receiver protein (PFAM: Response regulator receiver domain~COGs: COG0745 Response regulators consisting of a CheY-like receiver domain and a winged-helix DNA-binding domain~InterPro IPR001789~KEGG: cyc:PCC7424_3000 response regulator receiver protein~PFAM: response regulator receiver~SMART: response regulator receiver~SPTR: Response regulator receiver protein), which produces MKKILLVEDSKTTREIISNLLTKQGLLVHSVASGEDALTVLKTTIPDLVILDIILPKMNGYEVCRHIKSTEKTQNVPVILCSSKKEEFDRYWGMKQGADDYICKPFQASELMKMIGKLLRK; this is translated from the coding sequence ATGAAAAAGATATTACTTGTAGAGGATAGTAAAACTACTCGAGAAATAATTAGTAATTTACTAACCAAACAAGGATTATTAGTACACAGTGTAGCCAGTGGTGAAGATGCTTTAACTGTACTCAAAACGACTATTCCTGACTTGGTTATTTTAGATATAATTTTGCCAAAAATGAATGGCTACGAAGTTTGTCGTCATATCAAATCAACGGAAAAAACTCAAAATGTACCCGTGATTCTTTGTTCTTCAAAAAAAGAAGAATTTGATCGCTATTGGGGGATGAAACAGGGTGCAGATGATTATATTTGTAAACCATTCCAAGCTAGTGAACTTATGAAAATGATCGGTAAACTATTGAGAAAATAG